Part of the Solwaraspora sp. WMMA2065 genome is shown below.
CGCCGGCCCGCCCGCGCAGAATGGCTCCCGGCGTGGAACCCTGCCTGGTCGGAAGGAGGCGGTGAGGGTGGCACTGGCGCTCTACCGCAAGTACCGGCCGAGGACGTTCGCCGAGGTCATCGGCCAGGAGCACGTCACCGAGCCGTTGTCGCAGGCGTTGCGGACCGGGCGACTCAACCACGCGTACCTCTTCTCCGGGCCGCGCGGTTGCGGCAAGACCTCCAGCGCCCGAATCCTGGCCCGCTCGCTCAACTGCGAGCAGGGACCGACGCCGGAGCCGTGCGGCAAGTGCGACTCCTGCCGCGCCCTGGCTGCCGACGGCAGCGGCTCGATCGACGTCATCGAGATCGACGCGGCCAGCCACGGCGGCGTCGACGACGCCCGTGAGCTGCGCGAACGCGCCTTCTTCGCGCCGGCCAGCAGCCGGTTCAAGATCTACGTCATCGACGAGGCGCACATGGTCTCGTCGGCCGGCTTCAACGCGCTGCTCAAGCTGGTCGAGGAGCCGCCGGACTATGTCAAGTTCATCTTCGCCACCACCGAGCCGGAGAAGGTCCTCGGCACGATCAAGTCGCGGACCCACCACTACCCGTTCCGGCTGATCCCGCCGGGGGTGCTGCGGCCGTACCTGGAGCAGCTCTGCTCCGCCGAGGGTGTCAAGGTCGACCCGGCGGTCTTCCCGCTGGTGGTGCGGGCCGGCGGCGGCAGCGCCCGGGACAGCCTGTCGGTGCTCGACCAGTTGATCGCCGGTGCCGGCCCGGAGGGGGTCAGCTACCCACGGGCGGTGGCCCTGCTCGGCGTCACCGACAGCGCCCTGCTGGACGAGATGTGTGACGCCCTCGCCGCCGGTGACGGTGCCGCCGCCTACGCAACCGTCGACCGGGTCGCCGAGGCCGGGCACGACCCCCGCCGGTTCGCCTCCGACCTGTTGGAGCGGTTGCGGGACCTGATCGTGCTGCAGCAGGTGCCGGACGCGGTCAGCAAAGGGCTGATCGACGGGCCACCCGACCAGATCGACCGGATGACCGCCCAGGCCGAGCGGCTCGGCCCGGCGACGCTGTCGCGGTGCGCCGACACGGTGCACAACGGCCTGGTGGAGATGCGCGGCACCACCGCGCCACGGCTGCTGCTGGAGCTGGTCTGCGCTCGGATGCTGCTGCCCGGGGCCGAGGAGTCGACGGGGGCGCTGCTGCAGCGGATGGAGCGGATGGAGCGTCGGCTGGCAGCCGGCGTACCGGTGGCTGCCGCTGCTGCTGCACCGGTGACCGTCGCTCCCGCCGCCGCGCCGACCGCCGGCACCGCCGTGGCACCGGCCGGACCGCCGGCCGCGACGCCCGCCGCTGCCGTGCCGGCTGCGCCGCCGGCGGTTGAGCGGCCACCGGCCGCCGCGCCGGCCGTACCGCCGGAAGCGGTGATGCCCGACCCGGCCGTCGCCGAGCCGCAGCCGGCCCCGGCCGCGCCGGGCGCCCTCGACGCGGCAACCGTCCGGCGGTCCTGGGACCAGATCCTCGCCATGGTCGGCAACCGGAGCAAGCGAGCCGC
Proteins encoded:
- a CDS encoding DNA polymerase III subunit gamma and tau, translating into MALALYRKYRPRTFAEVIGQEHVTEPLSQALRTGRLNHAYLFSGPRGCGKTSSARILARSLNCEQGPTPEPCGKCDSCRALAADGSGSIDVIEIDAASHGGVDDARELRERAFFAPASSRFKIYVIDEAHMVSSAGFNALLKLVEEPPDYVKFIFATTEPEKVLGTIKSRTHHYPFRLIPPGVLRPYLEQLCSAEGVKVDPAVFPLVVRAGGGSARDSLSVLDQLIAGAGPEGVSYPRAVALLGVTDSALLDEMCDALAAGDGAAAYATVDRVAEAGHDPRRFASDLLERLRDLIVLQQVPDAVSKGLIDGPPDQIDRMTAQAERLGPATLSRCADTVHNGLVEMRGTTAPRLLLELVCARMLLPGAEESTGALLQRMERMERRLAAGVPVAAAAAAPVTVAPAAAPTAGTAVAPAGPPAATPAAAVPAAPPAVERPPAAAPAVPPEAVMPDPAVAEPQPAPAAPGALDAATVRRSWDQILAMVGNRSKRAAAVVREATVRDVDGDVLVLTFRHSVHATMLSASPDLLLEAVYETLGVRWQIRCETAGAASGPARASAARSGPASPAAGPPANGPATAGPPAATRSAAASAARAAASGGGAAGRPGASRPGGRQPAGGGDDSDWPEPARPGGGDAPPVNDGPSGSGPPPGGTRQAADGARPGGGGASTGPGSEQRSAPTQQNGPARQNGPASRSVGRPASAAAGRGASSAGGGAWADGSSAEEPPYDPDYDGPVRPGAASGPPRGPVYEGFDPGDEPLDEVVDEQTARQSSEEQAMQLLRQALGAEKIGEIDSR